Genomic segment of Methanomassiliicoccales archaeon:
TAAGTCGCGAATCAAAAACTTGGGCTGACTTTCGCGGGAAAGAATGTTTTTAAGTCGAGAAGGAGGCGACAATGGCTTTTTGTCTGTCAGGAGGCACCGTTTTTACCCCACTACGGACCCTCAGCCCAGGCATTGTAGTTGTAGAAAAGGACCGCATTGTTGCGGTTGACGACGAGACCTTAAAAGTTGAAAGTGGCTTTTGTGAAATTGACGTTAGTGGATTATATATTTCTCCAGGGTTTATCGACATCCATGTACACGGCGGTGGAGGTTATGACGTAATGGACAGTTCTTTGGACGCTCTCGAGGCGATTGCCCAAACACACGCTCGTGGTGGTACCACGACTTGGTTAGCAACGACGCTTACGGCTCCAATTGACCAGATTTGCGATGCTCTCGAAACTATCCAAAAAGCTATGGAAGCCTCTGTTTGTGGGGCTAAATTACTTGGCGCGCATCTTGAAGGACCCTATTTACACCCTGAACAAGCTGGCGCTCAAAACACTGCGTATCTTAAACATCCAGATCCGGCTGAATACAAGGAGCTACTAGACAATTTCCCGTGTATTAAACGAGTGTCGGCTGCCCCGGAACTTCCGGGCGGGTTAGAACTTGGTCTGGAGTTGCGGCGACGAGGCATTTTGGCCTCTATAGGTCACAGTAATGCTACATACCAACAGATTTTAAAAGCAGTG
This window contains:
- the nagA gene encoding N-acetylglucosamine-6-phosphate deacetylase — encoded protein: MAFCLSGGTVFTPLRTLSPGIVVVEKDRIVAVDDETLKVESGFCEIDVSGLYISPGFIDIHVHGGGGYDVMDSSLDALEAIAQTHARGGTTTWLATTLTAPIDQICDALETIQKAMEASVCGAKLLGAHLEGPYLHPEQAGAQNTAYLKHPDPAEYKELLDNFPCIKRVSAAPELPGGLELGLELRRRGILASIGHSNATYQQILKAVEAGFSHVTHLYSGMSSVRRINAYRFAGVLEATLLLDSLTTEIIADGHHLPPSLMRLVLKTKGTERVCLVTDAMAAAGLGPGRYKLGGLDVVVEDDVPDEYEVRLEKGNYVAKLADRSAFAGSAAMMNMLVRNMVHLVGLPLIEAVKMATWTPARILGIGHERGLLAPGMKADLVVFDEEFNVRITIVEGKIVYKKGGDAL